One region of Rhodocaloribacter litoris genomic DNA includes:
- a CDS encoding pentapeptide repeat-containing protein encodes MANPTHLDRLHQGVDAWNTWRDAEPDTRPDLEDADLSGRNLTNINLKRANLQGARLHKTFLTVADLEDADLTGADLTKTNLTGAHLDRARLRRARMQHADLGFATLNEADLTGADLSDAHLLEALLFGANLRGVVARRAKFREAILTGADLTGADLTDADLIGATLDGATLDGASLPPLFNQGEEDWKREA; translated from the coding sequence ATGGCCAACCCGACCCACCTCGACCGGCTCCACCAGGGCGTCGATGCCTGGAACACCTGGCGGGATGCCGAACCGGACACCCGCCCGGACCTCGAAGACGCCGACCTCTCGGGACGTAACCTGACGAACATCAACCTGAAGCGGGCCAACCTGCAGGGCGCCCGCCTCCACAAGACGTTCCTGACGGTGGCCGACCTCGAAGACGCCGACCTCACCGGCGCCGACCTCACGAAAACCAACCTCACGGGCGCCCACCTCGACCGGGCCCGTCTCCGGCGCGCCCGCATGCAGCACGCCGACCTCGGCTTCGCCACCCTGAACGAAGCCGACCTCACCGGCGCCGACCTCTCCGACGCGCACCTGCTCGAAGCCCTCCTCTTCGGCGCCAACCTGCGCGGCGTCGTGGCCCGGCGGGCCAAGTTCCGCGAAGCCATCCTCACCGGCGCCGACCTCACCGGCGCCGACCTCACCGATGCCGACCTCATCGGCGCCACACTCGACGGCGCCACACTCGACGGCGCCAGCCTGCCGCCGCTCTTCAACCAGGGAGAAGAAGACTGGAAGCGCGAAGCGTGA
- the thrA gene encoding bifunctional aspartate kinase/homoserine dehydrogenase I produces the protein MASGLPFHVFKFGGTSVATAERIRRVVELVRAEPEDAHRVVVVSALGGVTDQLIAAIDAALARTGEHRQLLDALWRRHEEVLQALAPAGEREALRETLAAHWRDLGELLDGVSLLRECTLRSRDAIIGMGERVSAPLVAAAFRAAGLDAAAHDATRFIRTDDAFGEATVLFDETNRLVRTYFEALPPGQIAVVTGFIASTERGVTTTLGRSGSDYTATILAGALRAERVVIWTDVDGVLSADPRLVPAAFTLPELSYREAAELAYFGAKVLHPRTMRPLIEAGIPLRIKNTLNPEAPGTLITSVSRPTEGRVKAVTSIQGVALVMIEGTGMMGVPGISARAFGALAARQINVLMISQASSEQSICIAVREGEAERAVTALVEAFARELEHGDISRVYPVPECAVLSVVGDQMRMQPGLAGRMFSTLGRANINVLAIAQGAAETNISAVVSARDARRAVRALHEVFARAHERVHLCLIGPGGVGRALLRILEVQAPVLLKSLDLNLRLVGVANSGRIVWDDEGIDFGGACARLKAEGTATTLDELVERLIDSHLERLIVIDATASEAVARRYADLIGNGIGVVTPNKRANTLEQAYYDRLHSLARRNEVPYRYETTVGAALPVISTLRDLLRAGDRLLRLEAVLSGTLAFVFNRMAEGVAFSEAVREARAHGYTEPDPREDLDGRDVARKLLVIAREAGLKAELADVAVTSLVPGTLRSGSTEAFLRCLAEGDDAWRERLARAGRLQYVARLEDGCLRAGVEAVDPGSPLAGLAGTDNMVVFTTERYRDRPLVIQGPGAGPELTAAGVLADLVRAARAMA, from the coding sequence ATGGCAAGCGGGCTACCTTTTCACGTTTTCAAGTTTGGCGGCACCTCGGTGGCGACGGCCGAGCGGATCCGCCGGGTGGTGGAACTGGTGCGGGCCGAGCCGGAGGACGCCCACCGTGTGGTGGTGGTCTCGGCGCTCGGCGGGGTGACGGACCAGCTCATCGCCGCCATCGACGCGGCCCTCGCACGCACGGGCGAGCACCGGCAGCTACTCGATGCGCTCTGGCGGCGGCACGAGGAGGTCTTGCAGGCCCTGGCCCCGGCGGGGGAGCGGGAGGCGCTCCGTGAGACGCTGGCGGCCCACTGGCGAGACCTCGGCGAGCTGCTCGACGGTGTCTCGCTGCTCCGGGAGTGCACGCTTCGTTCGCGCGATGCCATCATCGGGATGGGCGAGCGCGTGTCGGCCCCGCTCGTGGCCGCCGCCTTTCGGGCCGCCGGCCTCGACGCCGCCGCCCACGACGCCACCCGCTTCATCCGTACGGACGATGCCTTCGGCGAGGCCACCGTCCTCTTCGACGAGACCAACCGGCTCGTCCGCACCTACTTCGAGGCGTTGCCCCCCGGTCAGATCGCTGTCGTAACCGGCTTCATCGCCTCGACCGAGCGCGGGGTGACCACCACCCTGGGCCGTTCGGGCAGCGACTATACGGCCACCATCCTGGCCGGGGCCCTTCGCGCCGAACGCGTCGTCATCTGGACGGACGTGGACGGGGTGCTGTCGGCCGATCCGCGCCTGGTACCCGCCGCCTTCACCCTGCCCGAACTGAGTTATCGTGAGGCCGCCGAACTGGCCTACTTCGGCGCGAAGGTGCTGCATCCCCGGACCATGCGGCCGCTCATCGAGGCCGGCATTCCGCTGCGTATCAAGAACACCCTCAACCCGGAGGCGCCGGGAACGCTGATCACCTCCGTTTCCAGGCCGACCGAGGGGCGGGTGAAGGCCGTCACCTCGATCCAGGGCGTGGCCCTCGTCATGATCGAAGGGACCGGTATGATGGGGGTGCCCGGCATCTCGGCCCGGGCCTTCGGCGCCCTGGCCGCCCGGCAGATCAACGTGCTGATGATTTCGCAGGCGTCGAGCGAGCAGAGCATCTGCATTGCGGTGCGGGAAGGGGAGGCCGAGCGGGCCGTGACGGCGCTGGTCGAGGCCTTCGCCCGTGAACTCGAACACGGCGACATAAGCCGCGTCTATCCCGTGCCGGAATGTGCGGTGCTCTCGGTCGTCGGTGATCAGATGCGGATGCAGCCGGGGCTGGCCGGCCGGATGTTCTCCACGCTCGGCCGGGCCAACATCAACGTGCTCGCCATCGCCCAGGGCGCGGCCGAAACCAACATCTCGGCGGTCGTGAGTGCGCGCGATGCCCGGCGGGCCGTGCGGGCGCTGCACGAGGTCTTTGCCCGGGCCCACGAGCGCGTCCACCTCTGCCTGATCGGTCCCGGCGGGGTCGGGCGGGCGCTCCTCCGCATCCTGGAGGTGCAGGCCCCGGTGCTGCTCAAAAGCCTGGATCTGAACCTCCGCCTCGTCGGGGTCGCCAACTCGGGCCGCATCGTGTGGGACGACGAAGGGATCGACTTCGGCGGTGCATGTGCCCGTCTCAAGGCAGAGGGCACGGCCACCACACTCGACGAACTCGTCGAACGGCTCATCGACAGCCATCTCGAGCGCCTCATCGTCATCGACGCGACGGCCTCGGAGGCGGTGGCCCGGCGCTATGCCGACCTCATCGGCAACGGCATCGGCGTCGTCACGCCGAACAAGCGCGCCAACACGCTGGAGCAGGCCTATTATGACCGGCTCCACTCGCTGGCCCGGCGCAACGAGGTTCCCTACCGCTACGAGACGACCGTGGGCGCAGCGCTGCCGGTGATCTCCACCCTGCGCGACCTGCTCCGGGCCGGGGACCGGCTCCTACGGCTCGAAGCGGTGCTTTCGGGAACGCTGGCCTTCGTCTTCAACCGGATGGCCGAAGGCGTGGCTTTCTCCGAGGCGGTCCGTGAAGCCCGCGCCCACGGCTACACCGAGCCCGACCCCCGGGAGGACCTCGACGGGCGGGACGTGGCGCGCAAGCTGCTCGTGATCGCCCGCGAGGCCGGCCTCAAGGCCGAACTGGCCGATGTGGCGGTGACGTCGCTCGTGCCCGGGACGCTGCGTTCGGGTTCCACGGAGGCGTTCCTGCGCTGCCTGGCGGAGGGGGACGACGCCTGGCGCGAACGCCTCGCACGTGCGGGGCGGTTGCAGTATGTGGCCCGCCTCGAGGACGGCTGCCTTCGCGCGGGCGTCGAGGCGGTCGATCCCGGCTCTCCGCTGGCCGGGCTGGCCGGCACGGACAACATGGTCGTCTTCACGACGGAGCGGTACCGCGACCGCCCCCTCGTCATCCAGGGGCCCGGTGCCGGACCGGAACTGACCGCCGCCGGCGTGCTCGCCGACCTCGTCCGCGCCGCCCGGGCGATGGCCTGA
- a CDS encoding DUF3098 domain-containing protein encodes MPARSTARRRSRASGTRRRPGTRRGGAMVFTRRNYLLLLLGVALVVVGYVIMRIENEVDGFISLYVAPLLILGGYLEIIYAVLWRPKAETPEAAGA; translated from the coding sequence ATGCCTGCCCGATCCACTGCACGCCGGCGTTCGCGCGCCTCCGGTACCCGGCGCCGTCCGGGCACCCGGCGTGGCGGCGCGATGGTCTTTACCCGTCGCAACTACCTGTTGCTGCTGCTGGGGGTGGCGCTGGTCGTCGTCGGCTACGTGATCATGCGGATCGAGAACGAGGTGGACGGGTTCATCTCGCTGTACGTCGCCCCCCTGCTCATCCTGGGTGGCTACCTGGAGATCATCTACGCCGTCCTCTGGCGACCGAAAGCGGAGACGCCGGAGGCCGCCGGGGCCTGA
- the mreD gene encoding rod shape-determining protein MreD, with amino-acid sequence MLTFFRHAAAGLVVLLVQWLVLGRLALWGATPDAVLLFVAWLGLRHGRRYGAIGGFVFGFFMDAIYGLWGIHMFAKTLTGFLLGLFPARERETLLILPRQALVGGLVIALLHNGVVVTLLALESGASNTFMATALWLGSSLYTAFVGFVAALFNVR; translated from the coding sequence ATGCTCACGTTTTTTCGCCACGCCGCCGCCGGCCTCGTCGTCTTGCTTGTCCAATGGCTCGTGCTCGGACGGCTGGCCCTCTGGGGCGCCACCCCCGATGCCGTGCTGCTCTTCGTGGCCTGGCTGGGCCTGCGTCACGGGCGACGCTACGGGGCGATCGGCGGCTTCGTCTTCGGCTTCTTCATGGATGCCATCTACGGCCTGTGGGGCATCCACATGTTCGCCAAGACCCTGACGGGCTTCCTGCTGGGGCTCTTTCCGGCCCGGGAGCGCGAGACGCTGCTGATCCTGCCGCGCCAGGCGCTGGTCGGCGGGCTCGTCATCGCCCTGTTGCACAACGGCGTCGTGGTCACGTTGCTGGCGCTCGAGTCCGGGGCGAGCAACACCTTCATGGCGACGGCGCTCTGGCTCGGGTCGTCCCTCTACACGGCGTTCGTCGGCTTCGTCGCCGCCCTGTTCAACGTGCGTTGA